GCTCGATGCTGAGGTTGACGCGGTACTCAGGCGCGAAGGCGGCGCTGATCTGGTCGAAAGGATTGTTCATGGTCGGGTTCTGCCTTGAATGACTGCACAGATTGACCGGGCGCGTTCGAGGTTGGTTCAGGGCCGTTGATCGGTGAATTGCGAAAACGCCCGGCGCAAGGCCGGGCGTTGGTGTGTGACAGCTGCTTGGCTCAGGCGTCCGGATCACTCAGTTCCAGGGCGCCGCGCTTGCTGCGCAGCTTGCCGTAGAAATGTTCCAGGGCGTGGTTCAGCTTGCTGGCGGCGCCGTCGACCGCCTGGTCGAGCGAGGCGGCGGTGTGGGTCACGGAAATCGGTTGGTGGCCTTTGGGGCGAGCCTCCATCTGGCAGCGTTTGTCATGCGGGCCGGGCT
The window above is part of the Pseudomonas muyukensis genome. Proteins encoded here:
- a CDS encoding HPF/RaiA family ribosome-associated protein; this translates as MQIQVNSSNHIEGNIRLDQWVRSTLQSSLERYEDDLTRIEVHLRDENGAKPGPHDKRCQMEARPKGHQPISVTHTAASLDQAVDGAASKLNHALEHFYGKLRSKRGALELSDPDA